One genomic window of Cannabis sativa cultivar Pink pepper isolate KNU-18-1 chromosome 2, ASM2916894v1, whole genome shotgun sequence includes the following:
- the LOC133034172 gene encoding uncharacterized protein LOC133034172: MAKNDAVIQSQVASLRNLELQLGHLANELKARPQGSLPSDTENPRRDGKEQCKSIHLRSGKHLKNSEEEIKGSGEPTSIQNDEKLSKKTAQEIADTRPVDTASGQQSDDRRNPHPHLHINIPLVEALEQMPNNVKFLKDILTKKRRLGEFETVALTEGCSAMLKSKIPPKLKDPGSFTIPCSIGGRDVGRALCDLGASINLMPMSIFKKLGIGEARPTIVTLQLADRSMAHPEGKIEDVLVQVDKFIFPADFIILDYEADRDVPIILGRPFLATGRTLIDVQNGELTMRVNDQKVTFNVFNAMRFSDEIEERSRISVIDSIVAEKFHKEAWRDEKFISSFDELEDLSEDEDNQVAWVEPLQPIPNFKKPFESLELKESNFKPPKPSIQEPPKLELKPLPSHLKYAYLGENDTPPLL; this comes from the exons ATggcaaaaaatgatgcggtgataCAAAGTCAAGTTGCCTCTCTTCGAAACTTAGAGTTGCAACTTGGACATTTGGCCAATGAATTGAAAGCTAGGCCGCAAGGTTCTTTGCCTAGTGACACGGAGAATCCAAGGAGGGATGGGAAGGAGCAATGCAAATCCATTCACTTGAGGAGTGGCAAGCATCTAAAAAATTCCGAGGAGGAAATAAAGGGTAGTGGGGAGCCCACTTCAATCCAAAACGacgaaaaattgagtaaaaaaacTGCCCAGGAAATTGCTGATACCAGACCAGTTGATACAGCATCGGGTCAGCAATCGGACGATCGGCGCAATCCGCACCCGCAT CTCCATATCAATATTCCCTTGGTGGAAGCATTGGAGCAAATGCCAAACAATGTCAAGTTCTTAAAAGACATTTTGACGAAGAAAAGGAGGTTGGGGGAGTTTGAAACTGTAGCTCTTACCGAAGGATGCAGCGCCATGCTGAAAAGTAAGATTCCACCGAAGTTGAAGGATCCGGGTAGTTTTACAATCCCTTGTTCTATTGGGGGGCGGGATGTTGGAAGAGCTTTATGTGATTTGGGTGCAAGCATCAACCTCATGCCTATGTCGATCTTTAAGAAGTTGGGTATTGGTGAAGCACGTCCTACAATCGTTACATTGCAACTTGCTGACAGGTCCATGGCTCATccagaaggaaaaatagaagatGTTCTAGTACAGGTTGACAAGTTCATTtttccagctgatttcatcATCCTAGACTATGAAGCTGATAGAGATGTGCCTATTATCTTGGGTCGACCATTCCTTGCTACTGGGAGAACTCTGATTGATGTGCAAAATGGGGAGCTCACAATGAGGGTGAATGATCAAAAAGTCACCTTTAATGTGTTCAATGCTATGAGATTTTCGGATGAGATAGAAGAGCGTTCCCGCATAAGTGTAATTGACTCGATAGTGGCTGAAAAATTTCACAAGGAAGCTTGGAGGGATGAGAAATTTATAAGTTCTTTTGATGAGCTTGAAGACTTGAGTGAAGATGAAGACAACCAAGTTGCTTGGGTGGAGCCATTGCAACCTATTCCTAACTTCAAGAAGCCCTTTGAATCTTTGGAGTTGAAGGAAAGTAATTTTAAGCCTCCAAAACCCTCCATCCAAGAACCACCGAAGTTGGAGTTGAAACCCTTGCCAAGCCATCTGAAGTATGCCTATTTGGGGGAGAATGACACGCCGCCGTTATTATAG